From the Pseudoalteromonas tunicata genome, one window contains:
- a CDS encoding N-acetylmuramoyl-L-alanine amidase: MSTAIFFLLSFVLLSCFSTVTSAANEITSVRVWPSPESTRVVFDLKKQPDFSYFMLKKPLRLVIDFKDTTQQQVLPSISDANSVIEKIRYSTPKKKGWVRIVLELNQTVKPVLFALAPTAPYSDRLVVDLYSAQSQPAESDKNSNTLIAKNRDIRGDRDIVIAVDAGHGGEDPGSIGPSGTYEKTVTLQIAKRLAKLIDSQEGMKAILPRTGDYYVKLNTRSDRARKNKADFLISIHADAFITPQPRGASVFVLSLKRANSEIGKWIEDSEKQSELLGGAADVLKDTQNEKYLAQTLLDMSMDHSMRTGFQVADEVVSELGKVTKLHKKRPQAASLAVLKSPDIPSILVETGYISNPEEERLLKTRDHQEKLATAVFSAVKTYFINNPPDDSLFAQRKALQSKKEQIHKVRSGESLSVVASQYGVSISALKEANKLSTNNIVIGQTLTIPRS, encoded by the coding sequence ATTTCAACCGCTATATTTTTCTTATTATCTTTTGTGCTGCTTAGTTGCTTCAGTACTGTTACAAGTGCCGCAAATGAAATAACTAGTGTGCGGGTTTGGCCTTCGCCTGAAAGTACTCGGGTTGTATTTGATTTAAAAAAACAACCTGATTTCAGCTATTTTATGCTGAAAAAGCCACTGCGTTTAGTGATTGATTTTAAAGATACAACGCAACAGCAAGTGCTGCCAAGTATTAGTGATGCAAATTCTGTCATCGAAAAAATACGTTATAGTACGCCAAAGAAAAAAGGCTGGGTACGAATAGTATTAGAATTAAATCAAACTGTTAAGCCTGTATTATTTGCACTTGCGCCCACAGCACCTTACAGCGACAGATTAGTTGTTGATTTATATAGTGCACAATCGCAGCCCGCTGAATCAGATAAAAATAGCAATACTTTAATCGCTAAAAATCGCGATATTCGAGGTGACCGCGATATTGTTATTGCAGTTGATGCAGGCCATGGTGGTGAAGATCCTGGTTCAATAGGACCTTCAGGAACCTATGAAAAAACAGTTACATTACAAATAGCTAAACGCTTAGCTAAATTAATAGATTCGCAAGAAGGCATGAAAGCAATTTTGCCTCGGACCGGAGATTATTACGTCAAGCTAAATACCCGTTCAGATCGTGCCCGAAAAAATAAGGCGGATTTTTTAATATCGATTCATGCTGATGCGTTTATTACGCCGCAACCGCGCGGTGCGTCGGTTTTCGTTTTGTCACTAAAACGAGCAAATTCTGAAATAGGTAAATGGATTGAGGATAGTGAAAAACAATCTGAGTTACTAGGTGGTGCAGCGGACGTTTTAAAAGATACCCAAAATGAAAAGTACCTTGCGCAAACATTGCTTGATATGTCGATGGATCACTCAATGCGCACGGGGTTTCAGGTGGCTGACGAAGTGGTGAGTGAGCTTGGTAAGGTCACAAAATTACATAAAAAACGCCCGCAAGCCGCAAGTCTTGCTGTATTAAAGTCTCCTGATATTCCGTCTATTTTGGTTGAAACGGGTTATATTTCCAATCCTGAGGAAGAGCGTTTATTAAAAACGCGTGATCATCAAGAAAAGCTTGCAACAGCCGTCTTTAGCGCAGTTAAAACTTATTTTATAAATAATCCACCAGATGATTCTTTATTTGCTCAGCGAAAAGCGCTGCAATCGAAAAAAGAGCAAATCCATAAAGTACGCTCAGGTGAATCCCTTAGTGTGGTTGCTAGCCAATATGGTGTTTCAATTTCAGCCTTAAAAGAAGCCAATAAGCTATCAACAAATAATATCGTAATTGGTCAAACCCTAACTATCCCAAGAAGTTAA
- the mutL gene encoding DNA mismatch repair endonuclease MutL translates to MNIEILPARLANQIAAGEVVERPASVVKELVENSLDAGATQIQIDIDRGGHKLIRIRDNGSGVYKDELTLALSRHATSKLKTLDDLENICSLGFRGEALASISSVSRLTLSSKPADQSDAWQAFAEGRDMAVTVKPTAHPNGTTIEVVDLFFNTPARRKFLRTEKTEFNHIDELLKRIALSRFDVAITLKHNGKIVRQYRPVMKKEEQVKRIAQVAGKEFLSQALFLESGDDGLSIFGWILPPGSSVEPQYTYVNGRMMRDKLILHAIRQAFEESCPGIDVPAFVLYLTINPRQVDVNVHPAKHEVRFHQARLVHDFILQAVKQAAQPNQCVVSEIVQCNEQVESGFSEHQSLFNDLSQAHEFKAPPMGGFASQTQNKGSSQGYQPKPLVPQAQKQQQNVNAFYQGVAEQRAQHFDSVSENTVTPHFELQNHTASHLLVTEMMVLQSGHCVIKQSDALQLSHLQHVLAEFWLEEISQHAQIESKALLLPVRVAIDASAQIQLDTQLSWLTILGYELQLNTGFVMVKRLPPAVYAHDVNEVIDALLAACLLKFTEIEHWLNWQANWVNSRYFTQTQNKAIYQFIMNKPQLIERLLEKAVKIELTDFIQQLERNNTLG, encoded by the coding sequence ATGAACATTGAAATTTTACCTGCCCGTTTAGCTAACCAAATCGCGGCGGGTGAAGTCGTTGAGCGGCCCGCCTCAGTTGTAAAAGAGTTAGTTGAAAATAGCTTGGATGCGGGTGCAACCCAGATCCAAATTGATATTGACCGAGGTGGCCATAAATTAATTCGCATTCGGGATAACGGTTCAGGGGTTTACAAAGATGAGCTAACTTTAGCTTTGTCTCGCCATGCAACCAGTAAACTTAAAACATTAGATGATCTTGAAAATATTTGTTCATTGGGTTTTCGCGGCGAAGCTCTTGCTTCGATTAGTTCTGTCTCACGTTTAACCTTGAGCTCAAAACCAGCCGATCAAAGCGATGCATGGCAAGCTTTTGCTGAGGGGCGCGATATGGCTGTTACCGTCAAACCAACGGCGCATCCAAATGGTACAACGATAGAAGTTGTTGATTTGTTTTTTAATACGCCCGCTCGCAGAAAATTTTTACGCACTGAAAAAACAGAATTTAATCACATTGATGAATTACTTAAACGGATTGCTTTAAGTCGTTTTGATGTGGCGATTACTTTAAAGCACAATGGCAAAATCGTGCGTCAATATCGCCCTGTAATGAAAAAAGAGGAGCAAGTTAAGCGCATTGCACAAGTTGCAGGTAAAGAGTTTTTATCTCAAGCGCTATTTTTAGAATCGGGCGATGATGGCTTAAGCATTTTTGGTTGGATTTTACCTCCAGGTTCCTCGGTTGAGCCGCAATATACTTATGTAAATGGCCGGATGATGCGAGATAAATTAATTTTGCATGCTATTCGTCAGGCTTTTGAAGAAAGTTGTCCTGGCATTGATGTACCTGCTTTTGTACTTTATTTAACGATTAATCCTCGCCAAGTTGATGTTAATGTCCATCCCGCCAAGCACGAGGTGCGTTTTCATCAAGCGCGTTTGGTGCATGACTTTATTTTACAAGCGGTTAAACAAGCAGCTCAACCAAATCAATGTGTTGTATCTGAAATCGTGCAATGCAATGAGCAAGTTGAATCAGGTTTCTCAGAGCATCAATCTTTATTTAATGACTTGAGTCAGGCACATGAGTTTAAGGCGCCGCCGATGGGCGGATTTGCATCTCAAACTCAAAATAAGGGGTCAAGCCAAGGTTATCAGCCAAAACCTTTGGTACCTCAAGCTCAAAAACAACAGCAAAATGTAAATGCCTTTTACCAAGGAGTTGCCGAACAAAGAGCTCAACATTTTGATTCTGTGTCAGAAAATACTGTTACGCCGCATTTTGAGCTGCAAAATCATACTGCTAGTCATCTTTTAGTCACTGAAATGATGGTATTACAGAGTGGGCATTGCGTGATTAAGCAAAGCGATGCGTTGCAGCTCAGTCATTTACAACATGTATTAGCTGAGTTTTGGTTAGAGGAAATAAGTCAGCATGCTCAAATAGAAAGTAAAGCATTGCTGTTGCCAGTTAGAGTCGCTATTGATGCCAGTGCTCAAATACAGTTAGATACTCAATTATCTTGGTTAACAATTTTGGGATATGAGCTACAACTAAATACTGGCTTTGTAATGGTCAAACGGTTGCCTCCAGCTGTTTACGCCCACGATGTTAATGAGGTGATAGATGCCTTGTTAGCAGCCTGTTTATTAAAGTTTACAGAAATAGAGCATTGGTTAAATTGGCAGGCAAATTGGGTTAATAGTCGCTATTTCACTCAAACTCAAAATAAGGCTATATACCAATTTATTATGAATAAACCACAATTAATTGAGCGTCTCTTAGAAAAAGCCGTTAAAATAGAGCTGACTGATTTCATTCAACAATTAGAGCGGAATAATACCCTTGGATAG